The Microbacterium sp. LWH7-1.2 genome window below encodes:
- a CDS encoding alanine racemase, with the protein MDTPAPIVLADVMQRNIDRMQGFAREHGLKLRPHVKTHKCIEVGRRQVEAGAVGITAGNVGEAEVFARSGFDDIFLAYPVWPSRAKGDRIRRLAQDTSLRVGVDNLAAIGALADVMGGDADRLQVLVEIDCGARRSGAPPEAAGDLARAARDRGLVPVGVYTYPGHGSAGPGSREPAAHDQEAALTAAVRSVERAGVTAEVVSAGSTPTVAFSTGSVITEIRPGEYVFCDLNNLRLGACQEDWIALFVAATAVSDQVPGQVIVDVGTKALGREGDAERGYGGIAGKHAILTKLNEYHGFAALPGGESRPSVGTVIPVVPNHVCPVVNNFEELVVTDTEGTMLERWPVAARGLLGGLAGDLARKTDVRPTGR; encoded by the coding sequence TTGGACACCCCCGCGCCGATCGTGCTGGCCGACGTCATGCAGCGCAACATCGACCGCATGCAAGGCTTCGCGCGAGAGCACGGTCTGAAGTTGCGGCCACACGTCAAGACGCACAAGTGCATCGAAGTGGGACGTCGACAGGTCGAGGCGGGCGCCGTCGGCATCACAGCGGGCAACGTCGGCGAGGCAGAGGTGTTCGCACGGTCGGGATTCGACGACATCTTCCTCGCCTACCCGGTCTGGCCCTCGCGTGCAAAGGGCGACCGCATCCGCCGGCTGGCGCAGGACACATCGCTGCGCGTAGGCGTGGACAACCTCGCCGCGATCGGCGCCCTCGCCGACGTCATGGGCGGGGACGCCGACCGGCTTCAGGTGCTGGTCGAGATCGACTGCGGTGCCCGTCGATCCGGAGCACCGCCCGAGGCGGCGGGCGACCTTGCACGTGCCGCCCGCGATCGCGGGCTGGTGCCCGTCGGGGTCTATACGTATCCGGGACACGGCAGCGCCGGGCCGGGTTCCCGCGAACCGGCAGCACACGACCAGGAGGCCGCCCTGACCGCCGCCGTGCGCAGCGTGGAGCGCGCCGGAGTCACCGCCGAGGTGGTCAGCGCAGGCTCGACGCCGACGGTCGCATTCTCGACCGGCAGCGTGATCACCGAGATCCGACCCGGCGAGTACGTCTTCTGCGACCTGAACAACCTCCGCCTCGGGGCGTGCCAGGAGGACTGGATCGCGCTGTTCGTCGCCGCGACCGCGGTCAGCGACCAGGTGCCCGGGCAGGTGATCGTCGACGTCGGCACCAAGGCCCTGGGCCGCGAGGGCGACGCCGAACGAGGGTACGGCGGCATCGCCGGGAAGCACGCGATCCTCACCAAGCTCAACGAGTACCACGGGTTCGCGGCACTGCCCGGCGGCGAGTCACGCCCGAGCGTCGGCACCGTGATCCCGGTGGTCCCGAACCACGTCTGCCCGGTCGTGAACAACTTCGAGGAGCTGGTCGTGACGGACACCGAAGGGACGATGCTGGAGCGATGGCCGGTCGCCGCGCGTGGGCTGCTCGGCGGACTGGCCGGAGACCTCGCCCGCAAGACCGACGTCCGACCCACGGGGAGATGA
- a CDS encoding RidA family protein, with translation MTPTRHQTDSAVRRLEALGLELPPVRPSSKYDNHRRVDSSIHVAGQLPFKDDELLGQGVLGRDVDLDTGRELARHAALNALAVAAEALGDLDRVRIVQMLVFVASTPEFGLQSKVADAASDLLLDVLQENGRHARTAIGVASLPLNTPVEIQMICTAA, from the coding sequence ATGACCCCAACGCGCCATCAGACCGATTCCGCAGTGCGGCGGCTCGAGGCCCTCGGCCTCGAACTGCCGCCGGTGCGGCCGAGTTCGAAGTACGACAACCACCGCAGGGTCGATTCCAGCATCCACGTCGCAGGGCAACTGCCGTTCAAGGACGACGAGCTTCTCGGTCAAGGTGTTTTGGGGCGGGACGTCGACCTCGACACCGGTCGTGAGCTTGCCCGCCATGCCGCCCTCAACGCGCTCGCCGTCGCCGCGGAGGCTCTCGGCGACCTCGACCGGGTCCGGATCGTGCAGATGCTCGTCTTCGTGGCGAGCACGCCCGAGTTCGGCCTGCAGTCGAAGGTCGCCGACGCCGCCAGCGACCTTCTCCTCGACGTGCTGCAAGAGAACGGTCGGCACGCTCGCACCGCGATCGGCGTCGCGAGTCTGCCGCTCAACACACCGGTCGAGATCCAGATGATCTGCACGGCCGCGTAG
- a CDS encoding GntR family transcriptional regulator, with the protein MDPTFEWHEKRTTTPDGVYRVLRAAILDGHVPPGGQLREAHIASDLGISRSPLREALTKLEEEGLVVRIPFRGAFVVEVSARDVAEIASIRLRVEPFAGELAMDALRGRHRPTLMRTIEDLRRAAQDDDVPASIDAHLRLHRLFYDHSGNRILQDLWNGWESKLRLYFAVDHRSYRDAHDIAREHEGLVACVLGGDIDGFRREVARHFPHALGPGAVARDLDSISPGIGGLDSPSSPPDRHLDTESQKR; encoded by the coding sequence ATGGATCCCACGTTCGAATGGCACGAGAAGCGCACGACCACGCCTGATGGCGTCTACCGCGTCCTGCGTGCCGCCATCCTCGATGGGCACGTGCCACCCGGCGGGCAGCTGCGAGAAGCGCACATCGCGTCGGATCTCGGGATCAGTCGGTCCCCCCTCAGGGAGGCGCTCACGAAACTCGAGGAGGAAGGGCTCGTCGTGAGGATACCCTTCCGCGGAGCGTTCGTCGTGGAGGTGAGCGCGCGGGATGTCGCCGAGATCGCCTCGATCCGGCTCCGGGTCGAGCCCTTCGCCGGGGAACTCGCGATGGACGCGCTGCGCGGCCGGCATCGGCCGACGTTGATGCGGACCATCGAGGACCTCCGCAGGGCCGCCCAGGATGACGACGTCCCGGCCAGCATCGATGCGCACCTCCGCTTGCACCGACTCTTCTACGACCACTCGGGCAACCGCATCCTGCAGGACCTGTGGAACGGGTGGGAGAGCAAGCTACGCCTCTATTTCGCGGTCGATCATCGCTCCTACCGCGACGCACACGACATCGCCCGCGAGCACGAAGGACTGGTCGCCTGCGTGCTCGGTGGGGACATCGACGGGTTCCGCCGGGAGGTGGCCCGCCACTTCCCCCATGCGCTCGGCCCCGGTGCCGTCGCTCGGGATCTCGACTCGATCAGCCCCGGCATCGGCGGGCTCGACTCGCCGAGCTCACCACCCGACCGCCACCTCGACACGGAGTCACAGAAGAGATGA
- a CDS encoding haloacid dehalogenase type II, translating into MGFDTMPRFVTFDMNGTLIRFRINDAIREVLGDRLPAEIADEYLRMCKAYRIDECTGDYQPFHRIVARSMERASRRVGLEFRESDAQAVYETVPTWGPYPGVTEALNRLAEAVPLVIITNSDTAHAVRLAENLQAPFEVVISAEEMGVYKPRLRAFEYLFERLDATPDELVHVSASPMYDHRPAAVMGIERKVYMDRGFEHDEHWLGYERITDVADLPVLFGLPRP; encoded by the coding sequence ATGGGATTCGACACCATGCCGCGATTCGTGACGTTCGACATGAACGGCACGCTCATCCGGTTTCGCATCAACGATGCCATCCGCGAGGTGCTCGGCGATCGACTGCCGGCCGAGATCGCCGACGAGTACCTGCGGATGTGCAAGGCCTACCGGATCGACGAGTGCACGGGCGACTACCAGCCCTTCCACCGGATCGTCGCCCGTTCGATGGAACGCGCCTCGCGCAGGGTCGGCCTCGAGTTCCGCGAGAGCGACGCGCAGGCCGTCTACGAGACGGTCCCCACATGGGGTCCGTACCCCGGCGTCACCGAGGCGCTCAACCGCCTGGCCGAGGCGGTCCCGCTGGTGATCATCACCAACAGCGACACCGCGCACGCCGTTCGTCTCGCCGAGAACCTCCAGGCGCCGTTCGAGGTTGTCATCAGCGCCGAGGAGATGGGCGTATACAAGCCACGCCTCCGTGCCTTCGAGTACCTGTTCGAGCGGCTGGACGCGACGCCGGACGAGCTCGTGCACGTTTCCGCGAGCCCCATGTACGACCATCGCCCCGCGGCGGTGATGGGCATCGAGCGCAAGGTGTACATGGACCGCGGGTTCGAGCACGACGAGCACTGGCTCGGCTACGAGCGGATCACCGACGTCGCCGATCTGCCCGTCCTCTTCGGCCTGCCGCGTCCCTGA
- a CDS encoding FAD-binding oxidoreductase: MKFTSYWLDTAPAGHSQRSQTTVAGRTDVAVIGGGLTGVVAALHLARGGANVHLFEQHTVGFGASGRNGGMATTGMSIGIRAAVERLGFDRAASLYRRYGDAVDLIEKLVTEEGIDCAFARPGKLILASKPAHYEGFEKTVELLTDRLGVDTRLVPKGELHQEIGSDEYHGGMVDSKSAGLHVGRYIRGLGEAAERAGVTIHENAPVLELTRRGSRHELVTARGRIQADQVLLATGAYTRRPFRWQQVRIAPVGSFIIATQPLDAAVCDDLLPTRRMASNSMNLLNYFRITPDNRLLFGGRARFAMSNPHSDAKSGRILRDAMVRTFPQLADARIDYCWGGLVDMSMDRMVHAGQRDGVHYSMGYAGHGVQMATYMGRQMAAYMSGDPEANIWRDFEFRRIPGHFGPPWFLPVAGAYYRFKDVVS, from the coding sequence ATGAAGTTCACGTCCTACTGGCTCGACACCGCTCCCGCGGGTCATTCGCAGCGATCGCAGACCACGGTGGCAGGGCGCACCGACGTGGCCGTCATCGGGGGAGGCCTCACCGGGGTCGTCGCGGCCCTGCACCTCGCTCGAGGCGGCGCGAACGTCCATCTGTTCGAACAGCACACCGTGGGATTCGGCGCATCCGGGCGCAACGGAGGCATGGCGACCACCGGGATGTCGATCGGCATCCGCGCCGCTGTGGAGCGGCTCGGATTCGACAGGGCGGCCTCCTTGTACCGCAGGTACGGCGACGCTGTCGACCTCATCGAGAAGCTCGTCACCGAGGAAGGCATCGACTGTGCCTTCGCTCGCCCCGGCAAGCTGATCCTCGCGTCGAAGCCCGCGCACTACGAAGGATTCGAGAAGACCGTCGAGCTGCTGACCGACCGCCTCGGGGTGGACACGCGGCTGGTGCCCAAGGGCGAACTGCATCAGGAGATCGGCTCGGATGAGTATCACGGCGGGATGGTCGACTCCAAGAGCGCCGGCCTCCACGTCGGCAGGTACATCCGCGGTCTGGGTGAAGCGGCTGAACGCGCGGGCGTCACCATCCACGAGAACGCGCCGGTGCTGGAGCTGACTCGGCGCGGGTCGCGCCATGAGCTCGTGACCGCGCGAGGGCGGATCCAGGCCGACCAGGTCCTCCTCGCGACCGGCGCTTACACCCGCCGGCCCTTCCGCTGGCAGCAGGTTCGCATCGCTCCCGTCGGCAGCTTCATCATCGCCACCCAGCCGCTGGACGCAGCCGTGTGCGACGACCTGCTGCCCACGCGCAGGATGGCCTCGAACTCCATGAACCTCCTCAACTACTTCCGGATCACGCCCGACAACCGCCTGCTCTTCGGCGGCAGGGCACGGTTCGCGATGTCGAATCCGCACTCCGATGCAAAGAGCGGCCGCATCCTGCGGGATGCCATGGTGCGGACGTTCCCGCAGCTGGCCGACGCGAGGATCGACTACTGCTGGGGGGGCCTGGTCGACATGAGCATGGACCGCATGGTGCACGCCGGCCAGCGCGACGGCGTCCACTACTCGATGGGGTACGCCGGACACGGCGTGCAGATGGCCACGTACATGGGACGCCAGATGGCCGCGTACATGTCCGGCGATCCGGAGGCGAACATCTGGCGCGACTTCGAGTTCCGTCGCATTCCCGGGCACTTCGGACCGCCCTGGTTCCTGCCCGTCGCCGGCGCGTACTACAGGTTCAAGGACGTCGTCAGCTGA
- a CDS encoding substrate-binding domain-containing protein: MRVTKKLLLGSVVVTAALALAACAPTTETPSGEATDGGPSEVTVGVVTSESGPLAGYGKQYLDAFKAGLDYATDGTGEIDGTAITVEYRDDAGDPDKAVTAVKELIGEGVDIIAGTASSGVALAVAEQAEQNKVLYISGPAAADAITGINDYTFRSGRQSAQDVATAGTFLDDLEGKTVAVFAQDNAFGQGNVAAVQAILGGAGATVTPVLVAEDVTEFTPFAQQVLAGAPDLVFVAWAGATSGAMWQAMSQQGVLDEIPVVTGLGDAATFGAYGEASEKINFLNHYFPEAPDNDVNTAMVEAIEEAGGTPDLFSPDGFNAAIMIVHAIQEGQGDVDAMVSALEGFEFEGPKGTMTVRESDHALIQEMYQVKLVADGGTFVPELVDTVSADDVAPAEAE; the protein is encoded by the coding sequence ATGCGGGTTACGAAGAAGTTGCTCCTGGGCTCCGTGGTCGTCACGGCAGCGCTCGCCCTGGCGGCCTGCGCGCCGACCACCGAGACGCCGTCGGGCGAGGCGACCGACGGCGGACCGTCCGAGGTGACCGTCGGCGTCGTCACCAGCGAGTCCGGTCCGCTCGCCGGCTACGGCAAGCAATACCTCGACGCGTTCAAGGCAGGGCTCGACTACGCCACCGACGGCACCGGCGAGATCGACGGCACAGCGATCACCGTCGAGTATCGCGACGACGCGGGCGATCCCGACAAGGCCGTCACCGCCGTCAAGGAGCTCATCGGCGAGGGCGTCGACATCATCGCCGGCACCGCCTCGTCGGGCGTGGCGCTGGCCGTCGCCGAGCAGGCCGAGCAGAACAAGGTGCTCTACATCTCCGGCCCCGCCGCCGCCGACGCGATCACCGGCATCAACGACTACACCTTCCGCTCGGGCCGTCAGAGCGCGCAGGACGTCGCTACCGCGGGCACGTTCCTCGACGACCTCGAGGGCAAGACGGTCGCCGTCTTCGCGCAGGACAACGCGTTCGGTCAGGGCAACGTCGCGGCGGTTCAGGCGATCCTCGGCGGCGCGGGCGCCACCGTGACGCCGGTACTGGTCGCCGAAGATGTCACCGAGTTCACGCCGTTCGCGCAGCAGGTGCTCGCGGGCGCTCCCGACCTCGTCTTCGTGGCCTGGGCCGGCGCGACGTCGGGCGCCATGTGGCAGGCGATGAGCCAGCAGGGCGTGCTCGACGAGATCCCGGTGGTGACCGGTCTCGGCGACGCGGCGACGTTCGGCGCGTACGGCGAGGCATCCGAGAAAATCAACTTCCTCAACCATTACTTCCCCGAGGCTCCCGACAACGACGTCAACACCGCCATGGTCGAGGCGATCGAAGAGGCCGGGGGCACGCCCGACCTGTTCAGCCCCGACGGTTTCAACGCGGCGATCATGATCGTCCACGCGATCCAGGAGGGCCAGGGCGACGTCGACGCGATGGTCTCGGCGCTCGAGGGCTTCGAGTTCGAGGGGCCGAAGGGCACGATGACGGTGCGCGAGAGCGACCACGCTCTCATCCAGGAGATGTACCAGGTGAAGCTCGTCGCCGACGGGGGCACCTTCGTGCCCGAACTCGTCGACACGGTCTCGGCCGACGACGTCGCTCCCGCCGAAGCCGAGTGA